The region AAACGCTATACTGTTACGGCCGCGCTGCCGTACGCCAACGGACCTGTTCACATCGGGCACCTGGCCGGGGTATACCTGCCAGCCGATATCTATGTGCGCTACCTGCGCCTGCAGGGCCGCGACGTGAAGTTTATCTGCGGATCGGATGAGCACGGCGTACCGATCACGATTCGTGCCAAGAAAGAAGGCATCACGCCGCAGCAGGCCGTGGATAAGTATCATGAGCTGATCAAAAAGTCGTTCGAGGATTTTAGGGTGTCGTTTGATGTATATGACCGTACTTCTTCTAAGATCCACCACGAAACAGCTTCTGATTTCTTCCTGCAACTCTACAACGACGGCAAGTTCATCGAGCAGACCACGCAGCAGTACTACGATGAGAAGGCGCAGCAATTCCTGGCCGACCGTTACATCGTAGGCACCTGCCCCAAGTGCGGCAACGAGAATGCCTACGGCGACCAATGCGAGAGCTGCGGTACCTCGCTGAATGCCACCGACCTGATCAACCCCAAAAGCACGCTGAGCGGCGCTGTGCCGGTTATGCGCGAAACGAAACACTGGTACCTGCCCTTGAACGAGTATGAGCCATGGCTGCGCGAGTGGATCGTAGAGGGCCACAAAGGCGACTGGAAATCGAATGTGTACGGGCAGTGCAAAAGCTGGATAGACCAGGGCTTGCAGCCACGCGCCGTAACCCGCGACCTGGACTGGGGCGTGCCGGTGCCGGTAGAAGGGGCTGAAGGCAAGGTGCTGTACGTGTGGTTCGATGCGCCGATCGGCTATATCTCCGCCACCAAAGCGCTTACGGATGATTGGGAGAAGTATTGGAAAGACGAGGACACCAAGCTGGTACACTTCATCGGCAAGGATAACATCGTGTTCCACTGTATCATCTTCCCGAGCATGCTCAAGGCACACGGCGACTTTATACTTCCGGATAACGTGCCGGCCAACGAGTTCCTGAACCTGGAAGGCGACAAGATATCTACTTCCCGTAACTGGGCGGTATGGCTGCACGAGTACCTGCAGGACTTCCCGGGCAAAGGCGACGTGCTGCGGTATACCTTGTGTGCCAATGCGCCTGAAACAAAAGACAACGATTTTACCTGGAAAGATTACCAGGCCCGCAACAACAATGAGTTGCTGGCCATACTTGGTAACTTCATCAACCGCGCGGTGGTACTTACCCAAAAGTACTACGAGGGTGCCGTGCCTACGCGTGGCGAGCTAACCGACTACGATAAAACCGTGTTGGAGGATCTGGAGGGAATGCCGATGGTGATTGCCACCTATTTGGAGCGTTACCGTTTCCGGGATGCGCTGGCCGAACTGATGAACCTGGCCCGCCTGGGCAATAAATACCTGGCCGACACAGAGCCCTGGAAGCTGATCAAAACAGACCAGGAGCGCGTGAAAACCATCATGAACATTGCGCTGCAGATTTCTGCCAGCCTGAGCATTCTGATGGAGCCGTTCCTGCCAACCTCTGCCGAAAAGCTGCGCAACATGCTCAACCAGGAGCAGGGCAACTGGTCTACGGCCGGTTCTGCTGACTTGCTGCCTGCCGGCCACGTAATCGGTAAGCCGGAGCTGCTGTTCGAGAAAGTGGAAGACGCCGCCGTGGAAGCCCAGGTACAGAAACTGCTGGACACGAAAAAGGCCAACGAAATGGCAAACGCCGTGGCAGCACCTGCTAAGGAGAACATCACGTTCGAGGAGTTCTCTAAAATGGACATCCGCATCGGTACCATCCTGGAGGCTGAGAAGGTCGCCAAAACCAAAAAGCTCCTGAAGCTCAAGATCGACACCGGGATTGACCAGCGCACGGTCGTCAGCGGCATTGCCGAGTTCTTTAGCCCGGAAGAGATCATCGGGCAGCAGGTAAGTATATTGGTGAACCTGGCTCCGCGCGAGATCAAAGGCATCACCAGCCAGGGTATGATCCTGATGGCCGAGAATGCCGATGGCTCGCTGGCCTTTGTGCAGCCAGGCAAAGAGATCAAGAACGGCGGAACAGTCAGCTAGAAGTATACTCTCACAAAGTATAAACAGTCTCTTAAAGTATAAACCTCACCGGTCTTAATAGGCAGGTGAGGTTTTTTATTTTAATGGCAGAGGTGAAAAACGAACTTGGCAACTCCGTTTCAGCTATCGCTAAAGAATAACCACGCCAGCACATAGCTTAACAAAACAAGGCCTATGCCCAACGCAAAGACGGTATAGGCGAGCTTGAGCAAGCGGTATTTCCTGGACAGCACTTTTCCCTGCAGGTAGATGTTGTCGGCCATGCTGTTGTAGAGCAGGTTGTGGTCGCGCATGATGTTGCGGATACCCTCCCGGTACGTGCCGGAGTCCAGTTGCACGAAATCTCCGAAGAAGAGAAAGTCTATCTTGTTGTCCGGTACGGCCATGTTCTTGATGTTGGGCCGGGTGGAGCGGATGGCCAGGATAACGGTGACAAGGCAAACCACCGTGAGCAGGATGGAAGGGAGAAGCAGGTGCGGCACATCCTGAAACTTGCTGAAGAAGGACGATATCATGATGGAGGCGATGATGGCATTCACCGAGATGAGCATGTTGGCTTTGTTATCGGCAATCACGCTTAGCTGCAGGTGGCTGGCCATAGTGGTCCGGAACATGGTTTCTATCCCTTTGCTGACCTTCTGCTCTTTCTCCTTCCGTAGGTCTTTCTTCAGGCTTTTATTCTCCTCCCAAAGTGCTTCCAGCTCGGCGTTGTCTTGGCTGAGTTCCTTGCGCTTTTTCTTTAGGAGCTTCAGGTTGCTCTCTTTGCCGCCCGAGAAGGCGCGTTTAGCGTACTTGGTAAAGTAATAATGCTTTTTGAGAAGCGTGATGTGCCTTTCGATCCAATTATACTGCCCGATTTTCGTGGTGGAGGCGCCTGCTTTCTGCTCGGCCCTGGGCACAAAGTCTTCTGCGGCCAGGAAACTGGCAACGGCATCACAAAGGGCCTCCTCCAGCAGGTCCCGGGGCTGCTGGGGATAGCGTGTGGCAGCTATGCTTTGGGATATCTTCAGTATTTCGGCCTTAGATAGGCCACTGCTCACTAAGAACTCGGTGACGGGCAGAATCTTTTGCTCCTCTAGCAGCTCCCCCTCCTCGTCGCAGTACAGGTCATGGAGCCAGGCCGCTAGCAAGAGGAGCCTATTGTCGCGCTCATTGAAGTCGCAGAACCTACTAATGGCCTCTGCCACGGCGACCAGGCTTTTGGTATGCTGCAGGTCAAACCCCACTAACTCGTTCGTGCCCTTCATCGGCAGGTGGTGCCCTACAAAGACATTCGCCCTATCCAGAATATCATCGTCTATCATTTCGCACGGTGTAAGGTTTCTACTAATTTAAAGCATGCTCCAGAGTTCATACTCGCTAGGGCAGGTATAGAACTAAGTAAAGTATTTATAGCTGTTTAGTAAGTTATGTATACGATTTCTAGAATCATAAGAGTGTGCCTGCATACTTAGCAAATGGCGTGGTTTTTATAGTGGACTGGCGCTCTTTCGACAGGTTGCCTGTGCCTGGTGCTGGAGCGCGAGGTGTGGGGGCCACACGGGCTTCATTCCCTTTTTTATAGCAGCCTGGCGTGGCAGAAAAGCAGATACAGAATTATACACAATGTGTTCGCTGCCAGTATTCATTTTATGGCTGTTGACGTAAATATGAAGTATGGAGTATAACTATGAATTATACCTGTAATCCTGAAATTGACTAGAATATGAGTCGAAATAGACAACTTGCCGCTATTATGTTTACCGATATTGAAGGGTATACGGCTATCATGCAGCATGATGAGCAGCAGGCATTGGCTCTTAAAGACCGGCACCGCGAAGTGCTGCAGCGCTATCACCAGCAATACAATGGCCGCATTGTGCAGTACTATGGCGATGGGGCGCTCAGTATGTTCCAGAGTGCCGTGAGTGCGGTAGAGTGCGCGCTGGCCATGCAGTTGGCGTACCGGCAGGCGCCACAGGTTCCGGTGCGCATGGGCCTGCACATGGGGGATGTGGTCTTCGATGAGGAGCAGCTTTTCGGAGATGGGGTAAACCTCGCCTCCCGCGTGGAGTCTCTGGGTGTGGCCGGCAGTGTGCTGATCTCTGACAAGGTACAGGATGAAGTCCTGAATCACCCGGCTATCAAGACCTATTCCGTGGGCGTCTATCAATTCAAAAACGTGGAGCGGAAGGTGGAGGTGTTCGCCCTGGACCACGAAGGCCTGGTGAAGCCCGCCCCAAACTCCCTGAACGGGAAAACGGAGCAAAAGAAAAAATCCGCCTTGAGAACTTCAAAAAGGCCGCCGCCCAAGAGTATAGCCGTACTGCCCCTCGTGAACATGAGCAACGACCCGGAGCAGCAGTATTTCAGCGATGGGATTGCCGAGGAGATCATCAACGCCCTGTCGAACCTAAAGGACCTGAAGGTAGCGGGCCGCACCTCCTCCTTCAAGTTCGACAGAAGGAACGTGGACCTGCGGGAGGTGGGCGAAAAGCTTGGCGTGAGCACGGTGCTGGAGGGCAGTGTGCGCAAACAGGGGGAGCGCTTTCGTATCACGGTCCAGCTGACCAAAGTAGAGGACGGGTTCCATATGTGGTCGGAGAGGTATGACGGGGATATGCACGATATCTTTGCGGTGCAGGACCAGATCGCGACGGAAATAACCGAGAAAATGAAGGTAACCCTGCTGGGCAAAGGCCGGAGCAAGATACGGGAAACTTCTACCCATAACTCGGAGGCTTATGAACTATACCTGAAAGGCAGGTTCTACCTTAACAGGAGGGGCACTTATATCATCACAGGTATAAAATTCCTGGAGCAGGCCATCAAGCTGGACCCTGGCTTTGCCCTGGCGCATGCCGAGTATGCCGACGCCAACCTGATGGCCGGCCTTTACGGGCTGGTGCCGCCCAACAAGGTGATGCTCAAAGCCAGGCGATCCGCCGAAACGGCTCTTAAGCTGAACCCCATGCTCTGTGAAACCTATTGTGCGCTCGGATCTTACTATTGCTACATCTGGGACCTGCCCGAAGCGGAAAAGAACTTCCTGAAGTCGATAGAGCTGAACCCTAGCTATGCGCCGGCCCATGTCCGGTACGGGTTGAATTACCTGGCCTGGATGAAGGGGGATTTCGCCAAAGCGGAGGAGCATGGTCGGAAGGCCATCAAACTAGAGCCGCTTAGCGCCATCTGCTTCGGCATCTACGCCCAGATTCTGCACACGGCCGGCAAGTTCAGTGAGGCGCTGGAAGCTTGTAAAACCGGGTTGGAGCTGGACGGCAGTTCCTTCCTGTGCCTGCTGTATGAAGGATATTCCTACCTGTTCCTGAAGCAGTATGAGAAGGCGCTGGCCTGTTTTGAGCGGTTGATGGTGCTCTCGGACAGGCATAACTTCGTACACGGAGCCCTGATCATGACATTGAGCAAGATGGGGGACCTGGAGCGGGCGCGTCAGGAGCTCAGCAACCTCAAGGAGCGGGCCCAAAGGGAGTACATCGTGTGCACGGTGATAGGAATAGCGGCTGGCTGGGTAAACGATAGCCTGGATGAGGCCTTCCATTACTTCGAAAAAGGCTATCGGGAGCATGACCCCCTGCTGGTCTCGCTCAAGCACGAGCACTGGGTTTCCGATGCTATCAGGGCGGACCCACGCTACCCGAAACTGCTGGAGAAAATGAACAATCGCAACCTCCTGCGGTACCAGAGCAGGTAGTTGGG is a window of Pontibacter kalidii DNA encoding:
- the metG gene encoding methionine--tRNA ligase, encoding MTTTPKRYTVTAALPYANGPVHIGHLAGVYLPADIYVRYLRLQGRDVKFICGSDEHGVPITIRAKKEGITPQQAVDKYHELIKKSFEDFRVSFDVYDRTSSKIHHETASDFFLQLYNDGKFIEQTTQQYYDEKAQQFLADRYIVGTCPKCGNENAYGDQCESCGTSLNATDLINPKSTLSGAVPVMRETKHWYLPLNEYEPWLREWIVEGHKGDWKSNVYGQCKSWIDQGLQPRAVTRDLDWGVPVPVEGAEGKVLYVWFDAPIGYISATKALTDDWEKYWKDEDTKLVHFIGKDNIVFHCIIFPSMLKAHGDFILPDNVPANEFLNLEGDKISTSRNWAVWLHEYLQDFPGKGDVLRYTLCANAPETKDNDFTWKDYQARNNNELLAILGNFINRAVVLTQKYYEGAVPTRGELTDYDKTVLEDLEGMPMVIATYLERYRFRDALAELMNLARLGNKYLADTEPWKLIKTDQERVKTIMNIALQISASLSILMEPFLPTSAEKLRNMLNQEQGNWSTAGSADLLPAGHVIGKPELLFEKVEDAAVEAQVQKLLDTKKANEMANAVAAPAKENITFEEFSKMDIRIGTILEAEKVAKTKKLLKLKIDTGIDQRTVVSGIAEFFSPEEIIGQQVSILVNLAPREIKGITSQGMILMAENADGSLAFVQPGKEIKNGGTVS
- a CDS encoding Pycsar system effector family protein, which encodes MIDDDILDRANVFVGHHLPMKGTNELVGFDLQHTKSLVAVAEAISRFCDFNERDNRLLLLAAWLHDLYCDEEGELLEEQKILPVTEFLVSSGLSKAEILKISQSIAATRYPQQPRDLLEEALCDAVASFLAAEDFVPRAEQKAGASTTKIGQYNWIERHITLLKKHYYFTKYAKRAFSGGKESNLKLLKKKRKELSQDNAELEALWEENKSLKKDLRKEKEQKVSKGIETMFRTTMASHLQLSVIADNKANMLISVNAIIASIMISSFFSKFQDVPHLLLPSILLTVVCLVTVILAIRSTRPNIKNMAVPDNKIDFLFFGDFVQLDSGTYREGIRNIMRDHNLLYNSMADNIYLQGKVLSRKYRLLKLAYTVFALGIGLVLLSYVLAWLFFSDS
- a CDS encoding adenylate/guanylate cyclase domain-containing protein — translated: MSRNRQLAAIMFTDIEGYTAIMQHDEQQALALKDRHREVLQRYHQQYNGRIVQYYGDGALSMFQSAVSAVECALAMQLAYRQAPQVPVRMGLHMGDVVFDEEQLFGDGVNLASRVESLGVAGSVLISDKVQDEVLNHPAIKTYSVGVYQFKNVERKVEVFALDHEGLVKPAPNSLNGKTEQKKKSALRTSKRPPPKSIAVLPLVNMSNDPEQQYFSDGIAEEIINALSNLKDLKVAGRTSSFKFDRRNVDLREVGEKLGVSTVLEGSVRKQGERFRITVQLTKVEDGFHMWSERYDGDMHDIFAVQDQIATEITEKMKVTLLGKGRSKIRETSTHNSEAYELYLKGRFYLNRRGTYIITGIKFLEQAIKLDPGFALAHAEYADANLMAGLYGLVPPNKVMLKARRSAETALKLNPMLCETYCALGSYYCYIWDLPEAEKNFLKSIELNPSYAPAHVRYGLNYLAWMKGDFAKAEEHGRKAIKLEPLSAICFGIYAQILHTAGKFSEALEACKTGLELDGSSFLCLLYEGYSYLFLKQYEKALACFERLMVLSDRHNFVHGALIMTLSKMGDLERARQELSNLKERAQREYIVCTVIGIAAGWVNDSLDEAFHYFEKGYREHDPLLVSLKHEHWVSDAIRADPRYPKLLEKMNNRNLLRYQSR